In a single window of the Chelonia mydas isolate rCheMyd1 chromosome 8, rCheMyd1.pri.v2, whole genome shotgun sequence genome:
- the LOC119566986 gene encoding uncharacterized protein LOC119566986: MAPRIRLTTSKPLPTICETQEEILEDVTGHAKGFGSFSIDSDSCSSDDYLQSICHLARPTFPGFPENPYAFQDQKILETLQRASWFPKLAMAQQVIPKCKLANIFSDRMSLEKVSLVLDNAKPYPCTRADPLEQLYAQAEKTRHYRGCVYDESSSTDDSQRSHFSPCDTRRGGEIHPSTSQEKMTEKQDLAGIFSFPRLPSPRPIERENSCPEQKCLKSSKIMAVSENDQTQKENCTLFIDGKRLWPHPPREKLQGNKVLSCPLRRQCAVFKTGGGTEKEELKSSSYNKIVKGDVLNKQSYPQCFHVDKKAMIHSWISECKCAWKGAKVNSCLLPAIAEI, from the coding sequence ATGGCACCCCGCATACGACTGACTACATCAAAGCCTCTCCCAACTATCTGCGAAACCCAGGAGGAAATTTTAGAAGATGTAACCGGCCACGCAAAAGGCTTTGGGAGTTTCTCTATCGACTCAGATTCTTGTTCCAGTGATGACTACCTTCAATCTATCTGCCATTTAGCAAGGCCCACCTTCCCAGGGTTTCCTGAAAACCCCTATGCGTTCCAAGACCAGAAGATATTAGAAACACTCCAAAGAGCGTCCTGGTTCCCAAAGCTGGCAATGGCACAGCAAGTCATTCCAAAGTGCAAATTGGCCAACATCTTCTCAGACAGGATGTCTTTAGAAAAAGTTAGTCTAGTACTTGACAATGCAAAGCCGTACCCCTGTACCAGGGCTGATCCACTAGAACAGCTGTACGCACAGGCAGAGAAGACACGACACTATAGGGGGTGTGTTTATGATGAAAGCTCTAGCACGGATGACTCACAGCGTAGCCATTTCAGCCCTTGTGATACCAGGAGggggggtgaaattcatccatcCACCTCTCAAGAAAAAATGACAGAGAAGCAAGATCTAGCTGGGATATTCAGTTTTCCAAGGCTGCCCTCTCCAAGACCaatagagagagaaaatagcTGCCCAGAGCAGAAGTGTCTGAAAAGCAGTAAGATAATGGCTGTTTCAGAAAATGATCAAACTCAGAAAGAAAACTGCACCCTATTTATTGATGGTAAACGGCTATGGCCACACCCACCCAGAGAGAAACTGCAAGGAAACAAGGTTTTGAGCTGCCCTCTACGAAGACAATGTGCTGTGTTCAAAACAGGAGGTGGCACCGAAAAAGAAGAGCTGAAATCTTCTAGCTATAACAAAATTGTGAAGGGAGATGTTCTTAATAAGCAAAGTTACCCACAATGCTTTCATGTAGATAAAAAAGCCATGATCCACAGCTGGATCTCCGAGTGCAAGTGTGCCTGGAAGGGAGCAAAGGTTAACTCTTGCCTACTTCCCGCCATCGCAGAAATATGA